One genomic region from Rattus norvegicus strain BN/NHsdMcwi chromosome 10, GRCr8, whole genome shotgun sequence encodes:
- the Zfp496 gene encoding zinc finger protein 496 isoform X4 → MSAESQSNPDALPGALAQDPGLLSRSPGQPSEDPVPQDAVLSQEQSVRDAQPVTTCQLPPNRVSPFKDMILCFSEEDWSLLDPAQTGFYGEFIIGEDYAVSMPPNESPVQLGHSHEEENGLRVTEWTDLQDKEAPQASCIDLQPFQGEERKKWEELQVPEPQSCQQVVLPPSPCPAGGDPPPLKNNLDQEVTIEIVLSSSGDEDSQHSPYCTEELRSPPENLHSLPAPQSNTRPGGEVQSSQKSYVCPSCGKAFRWRVNFIRHLRSRREQKPHKCSVCGELFSDSEDLDGHLETHEAQKPYRCTVCGKSFRLNSHLISHQRIHLQPDKQQPLKKNEEDSLETESTGTNDLLEKSKAKLGFQCADCEKSFQRHDYLVRHRRHCHLKDETRPFQCRYCVKTFRQNYDLLRHERLHMKRRSKQALNSY, encoded by the exons TTCCGCAAGATGCTGTCCTTTCTCAGGAGCAGAGCGTCAGGGATGCCCAGCCGGTGACCACCTGCCAGCTTCCCCCG AACCGAGTTTCCCCATTTAAGGACATGATTTTATGCTTCTCAGAAGAGGACTGGTCCCTTCTGGACCCGGCACAGACTGGTTTCTATGGAGAATTCATCATTGGGGAAGACTATGCAGTCTCTATGCCTCCAA ATGAGTCTCCAGTTCAGCTGGGCCACTCACATGAGGAGGAGAACGGGTTGCGGGTCACAGAGTGGACAGACCTCCAGGATAAAGAAGCACCCCAAGCCTCCTGTATAG ACCTCCAGCCATtccaaggagaggaaagaaagaaatgggaggaGCTGCAGGTGCCGGAGCCCCAATCCTGCCAGCAGGTGGTGCTACCTCCAAGTCCTTGTCCAG CAGGAGGTGACCCACCGCCCCTCAAGAACAACCTGGACCAGGAGGTAACCATCGAGATTGTGCTGTCCAGCTCTGGGGACGAGGACTCCCAGCACAGCCCATACTGCACAGAGGAGCTAAGGAGCCCCCCGGAAAACCTCCACAGCCTCCCAGCCCCCCAGAGCAACACTAGGCCTGGGGGCGAGGTGCAAAGCTCACAAAAGTCATATGTGTGCCCAAGCTGTGGGAAGGCCTTCCGCTGGAGGGTCAACTTCATCCGCCACCTGCGCAGCCGCAGGGAGCAAAAGCCACACAAATGCTCCGTATGTGGGGAGCTGTTCAGTGACAGCGAGGACCTGGATGGACACCTAGAGACCCATGAGGCCCAGAAGCCCTACAGGTGCACTGTCTGCGGAAAGAGCTTCCGCCTCAACTCTCATCTAATCTCGCACCAACGGATCCACTTGCAGCCAGACAAACAACAGCCCTtgaagaagaatgaggaggattcactggaaacagagagcacgGGTACCAATGACCTGCTGGAGAAGAGCAAAGCCAAGCTGGGCTTCCAGTGCGCGGACTGTGAGAAGAGCTTCCAGCGACACGACTATCTGGTGAGGCACCGCAGACACTGTCATCTAAAGGACGAGACTCGTCCCTTCCAGTGTCGGTACTGTGTCAAAACTTTCCGACAGAATTACGACCTCCTCCGCCATGAGCGCCTGCACATGAAGCGGCGCTCTAAGCAGGCTCTGAACTCATACTGA
- the Zfp496 gene encoding zinc finger protein 496 isoform X5 produces MSAESQSNPDALPGALAQDPGLLSRSPGQPSEDPVPQDAVLSQEQSVRDAQPVTTCQLPPNRVSPFKDMILCFSEEDWSLLDPAQTGFYGEFIIGEDYAVSMPPNESPVQLGHSHEEENGLRVTEWTDLQDKEAPQASCIDLQPFQGEERKKWEELQVPEPQSCQQVVLPPSPCPGGDPPPLKNNLDQEVTIEIVLSSSGDEDSQHSPYCTEELRSPPENLHSLPAPQSNTRPGGEVQSSQKSYVCPSCGKAFRWRVNFIRHLRSRREQKPHKCSVCGELFSDSEDLDGHLETHEAQKPYRCTVCGKSFRLNSHLISHQRIHLQPDKQQPLKKNEEDSLETESTGTNDLLEKSKAKLGFQCADCEKSFQRHDYLVRHRRHCHLKDETRPFQCRYCVKTFRQNYDLLRHERLHMKRRSKQALNSY; encoded by the exons TTCCGCAAGATGCTGTCCTTTCTCAGGAGCAGAGCGTCAGGGATGCCCAGCCGGTGACCACCTGCCAGCTTCCCCCG AACCGAGTTTCCCCATTTAAGGACATGATTTTATGCTTCTCAGAAGAGGACTGGTCCCTTCTGGACCCGGCACAGACTGGTTTCTATGGAGAATTCATCATTGGGGAAGACTATGCAGTCTCTATGCCTCCAA ATGAGTCTCCAGTTCAGCTGGGCCACTCACATGAGGAGGAGAACGGGTTGCGGGTCACAGAGTGGACAGACCTCCAGGATAAAGAAGCACCCCAAGCCTCCTGTATAG ACCTCCAGCCATtccaaggagaggaaagaaagaaatgggaggaGCTGCAGGTGCCGGAGCCCCAATCCTGCCAGCAGGTGGTGCTACCTCCAAGTCCTTGTCCAG GAGGTGACCCACCGCCCCTCAAGAACAACCTGGACCAGGAGGTAACCATCGAGATTGTGCTGTCCAGCTCTGGGGACGAGGACTCCCAGCACAGCCCATACTGCACAGAGGAGCTAAGGAGCCCCCCGGAAAACCTCCACAGCCTCCCAGCCCCCCAGAGCAACACTAGGCCTGGGGGCGAGGTGCAAAGCTCACAAAAGTCATATGTGTGCCCAAGCTGTGGGAAGGCCTTCCGCTGGAGGGTCAACTTCATCCGCCACCTGCGCAGCCGCAGGGAGCAAAAGCCACACAAATGCTCCGTATGTGGGGAGCTGTTCAGTGACAGCGAGGACCTGGATGGACACCTAGAGACCCATGAGGCCCAGAAGCCCTACAGGTGCACTGTCTGCGGAAAGAGCTTCCGCCTCAACTCTCATCTAATCTCGCACCAACGGATCCACTTGCAGCCAGACAAACAACAGCCCTtgaagaagaatgaggaggattcactggaaacagagagcacgGGTACCAATGACCTGCTGGAGAAGAGCAAAGCCAAGCTGGGCTTCCAGTGCGCGGACTGTGAGAAGAGCTTCCAGCGACACGACTATCTGGTGAGGCACCGCAGACACTGTCATCTAAAGGACGAGACTCGTCCCTTCCAGTGTCGGTACTGTGTCAAAACTTTCCGACAGAATTACGACCTCCTCCGCCATGAGCGCCTGCACATGAAGCGGCGCTCTAAGCAGGCTCTGAACTCATACTGA